The proteins below come from a single Cannabis sativa cultivar Pink pepper isolate KNU-18-1 chromosome 3, ASM2916894v1, whole genome shotgun sequence genomic window:
- the LOC133035380 gene encoding uncharacterized protein LOC133035380 produces the protein MDYAIRKDEPAAITDTSTAAEIALREKWEQSNRLCIMFIMSRIPMGMRGSVEPPEKVKDFIKVMDEQFDTSDKSLFINLIQEFSSTKLTGVKGVREHISKMRDITAHLKKLDVIIPDTFLVHYILHNLPPQYGPFKISYNTHKEKWTINELMTMCVQEEAMLLQEQGESVHLTTQPKKRKPFKKNKGKKPMAPKAAIKKDSIKCFFCKQKGHAKRECSQFKKWMDDKGYSKSKEASGK, from the exons atggattatgcaataagaaaagatgaaccagctgctatcactgatactagcactgctgctgagattgcactacgtgaaaagtgggagcaatctaatcgtctttgcatcatgttcattatgtccagaattcctatgggaatgcgtggatcggtggagccacctgagaaggtgaaagactttatcaaagttatggatgagcagtttgacacttcagataaatctttgttcatcaacctcatccaagagttctcgtctacaaaactcaccggtgttaaaggagttcgagaacatatttctaaaatgagggacatcactgctcatttgaagaaactcgacgttatcattcctgataccttcctggttcattacatccttcacaatcttcctccacaatatgggcctttcaaaatttcctacaacacacataaagaaaaatggactatcaatgaattgatgaccatgtgtgttcaagaggaagccatgctcctacaggagcaaggagaaagtgttcacctgaccactcaacctaagaaacgcaagccattcaagaagaacaaagggaaaaagcccatggctcccaaggctgccataaagaaagattccatcaaatgtttcttttgtaaacaaaagggacatgctaaaagggagtgcagccagttcaagaaatggatggatgacaaag gatattcaaaatctaaggaagccagtggcaagtga
- the LOC115711550 gene encoding UPF0235 protein At5g63440 isoform X1 translates to MPKRTTHTYSSEDARPAGPDSDLFVYYCKYCGSHVLITDTQLQKMPKRKTDKAHVLDKKKHLARLNISEGGKVLLKRGEGMVEKQFRMNCLGCELFVCYRTEEDLESTSFIYVVDGAVSTVAAETNPQDAPVPPCISQLEGGLVQVAIEVEDRAQRSAITRVNADDVRVTVAAPAARGEANNELLEFMGKVLGLRLSQMTLQRGWNNKSKLLVVEDLSARQVYEKLLEAVQP, encoded by the exons ATGCCGAAGAGGACAACCCACACCTACTCGAGCGAGGACGCACGTCCTGCTGGTCCCGATTCTGACCTCTTCGTCTATTACTGCAAGTACTGTGGATCTCATGTCCTCATTACTG ATACCCAGTTGCAGAAAATGCCAAAAAGAAAGACTGATAAAGCTCATGTATTAGACAAGAAGAAACATCTTGCAAGGTTAAACATTAGTGAGGGTGGAAAGGTTCTTCTTAAGCG GGGTGAAGGGATGGTGGAGAAGCAGTTCCGAATGAACTGCCTAGGTTGTGAGCTCTTTGTCTGCTATCGCACTGAGGAGGATTTGGAATCTACTTCCTTTATCTATGTTGTTGATGGTGCTGTTAGTACAGTTGCTGCTGAAACCAACCCACAG GATGCTCCTGTGCCCCCTTGCATATCGCAATTGGAAGGAGGACTAGTTCAAGTGGCTATAGAAGTGGAAGATCGCGCACAACGCTCTGCAATAACAA GGGTGAATGCTGACGATGTTCGAGTTACCGTTGCCGCTCCTGCAGCTCGTGGAGAAGCTAATAATGAACTTTTGGAGTTTATGGGAAAA GTGTTGGGTCTGAGATTGAGCCAGATGACCCTTCAAAGAGGATGGAATAACAAATCAAAACTACTTGTG GTTGAGGATTTATCTGCAAGACAAGTGTACGAGAAGCTTTTGGAGGCTGTGCAACCATGA
- the LOC115711550 gene encoding UPF0235 protein At5g63440 isoform X2, with protein sequence MSSLLLQKMPKRKTDKAHVLDKKKHLARLNISEGGKVLLKRGEGMVEKQFRMNCLGCELFVCYRTEEDLESTSFIYVVDGAVSTVAAETNPQDAPVPPCISQLEGGLVQVAIEVEDRAQRSAITRVNADDVRVTVAAPAARGEANNELLEFMGKVLGLRLSQMTLQRGWNNKSKLLVVEDLSARQVYEKLLEAVQP encoded by the exons ATGTCCTCATTACTG TTGCAGAAAATGCCAAAAAGAAAGACTGATAAAGCTCATGTATTAGACAAGAAGAAACATCTTGCAAGGTTAAACATTAGTGAGGGTGGAAAGGTTCTTCTTAAGCG GGGTGAAGGGATGGTGGAGAAGCAGTTCCGAATGAACTGCCTAGGTTGTGAGCTCTTTGTCTGCTATCGCACTGAGGAGGATTTGGAATCTACTTCCTTTATCTATGTTGTTGATGGTGCTGTTAGTACAGTTGCTGCTGAAACCAACCCACAG GATGCTCCTGTGCCCCCTTGCATATCGCAATTGGAAGGAGGACTAGTTCAAGTGGCTATAGAAGTGGAAGATCGCGCACAACGCTCTGCAATAACAA GGGTGAATGCTGACGATGTTCGAGTTACCGTTGCCGCTCCTGCAGCTCGTGGAGAAGCTAATAATGAACTTTTGGAGTTTATGGGAAAA GTGTTGGGTCTGAGATTGAGCCAGATGACCCTTCAAAGAGGATGGAATAACAAATCAAAACTACTTGTG GTTGAGGATTTATCTGCAAGACAAGTGTACGAGAAGCTTTTGGAGGCTGTGCAACCATGA